The Vibrio astriarenae genome contains a region encoding:
- a CDS encoding succinylglutamate desuccinylase, with amino-acid sequence MTSSPFQQSFLKDTLDLAVPFQPKTLELDNGTTLKLLQRGVVECVPADFEADNGKHIIVSTGIHGDETAPLELVDKIVEDISSGFQSIQERTLFIIAHPEATTLHQRFVDENLNRLFDSKSRPATTETQIADNLKTVVSEFYQGTPEQNRWHLDLHCAIRLSKHYSFAVSPKTRHPVRSKALFEFVELCHVEAVLLSNAPSSTFSWFSAEKFGAQAMTIELGQVAKIGENQLDKLMAFDMTLRDLIARIKPEHHPRRVVHYRVSRTIVRMHDDFDFMFGDDVENFTEFKHGEVFGHDGDKPLMAKNEGEAVVFPNRHVAIGQRAALMVCPVRTRYDADQLVYD; translated from the coding sequence ATGACATCATCACCATTTCAGCAATCCTTCTTAAAAGACACGTTGGATCTCGCTGTACCTTTTCAACCCAAGACACTGGAGTTAGATAACGGTACAACGCTGAAATTACTGCAACGTGGTGTTGTTGAATGCGTGCCTGCCGACTTTGAAGCAGACAACGGCAAGCATATTATCGTATCGACTGGCATCCATGGTGATGAAACAGCACCGTTAGAGTTAGTGGATAAGATTGTTGAAGACATTTCGAGCGGCTTTCAATCCATTCAAGAACGAACGCTGTTTATCATTGCTCACCCAGAGGCAACGACGCTTCATCAACGCTTTGTCGATGAAAACTTGAACCGTCTGTTTGATAGCAAGAGCCGTCCGGCAACGACCGAAACTCAGATTGCTGATAACCTAAAAACGGTGGTGAGCGAGTTTTATCAAGGTACTCCTGAGCAAAACCGTTGGCACTTAGATCTCCACTGTGCAATTCGCCTCTCGAAACACTATTCGTTTGCAGTCAGTCCTAAAACGCGTCACCCAGTGCGTAGTAAAGCTCTGTTTGAGTTTGTAGAGCTGTGTCATGTCGAAGCGGTGCTACTTTCAAACGCGCCCTCAAGCACCTTTAGTTGGTTCTCCGCAGAGAAGTTTGGTGCTCAAGCGATGACCATTGAGCTGGGGCAAGTGGCTAAGATTGGCGAAAATCAACTGGATAAGTTAATGGCATTCGATATGACTTTGCGTGATCTTATTGCGCGAATCAAGCCAGAGCATCACCCACGTCGCGTTGTCCACTATCGTGTGAGTCGTACCATTGTGCGAATGCATGACGATTTTGATTTCATGTTTGGCGATGATGTAGAGAACTTCACAGAGTTTAAGCATGGTGAAGTATTCGGCCATGACGGTGACAAACCTCTAATGGCGAAAAACGAAGGTGAAGCGGTAGTATTTCCAAATCGTCACGTAGCGATTGGTCAGCGCGCTGCTCTCATGGTGTGCCCGGTACGAACACGCTACGACGCTGATCAATTAGTTTATGATTGA
- a CDS encoding histidine phosphatase family protein: MANIYLLRHEKVLGPPALYGHSDVDVATELQTKLADKINQSLRFQHVITSPLKRCNELCKVLTRQDANLTYEVTPHLQEMNFGDIDGVPFSQLPEYESQLDEFSRNPATTPLPNAESLSEFHVRVAEKWWDLCKTVKQDTLIVTHGGVIRMILSEVLKLDWKQAELYNKLQIRNATVTHLELFPEHGYWVSVKSIGAPLTDCVS, from the coding sequence TATTTATTGCGACACGAAAAAGTGTTAGGACCGCCTGCGCTTTATGGACATTCTGATGTCGATGTTGCGACTGAACTCCAAACTAAGTTAGCGGACAAAATTAATCAAAGTTTGCGCTTCCAACATGTGATTACATCACCACTCAAGCGTTGCAACGAGTTGTGTAAAGTACTCACACGTCAAGATGCTAATTTAACGTATGAGGTGACTCCTCATCTTCAAGAAATGAATTTTGGTGATATTGATGGCGTTCCATTTAGTCAACTCCCGGAGTATGAAAGCCAGCTTGATGAGTTCTCTCGAAACCCAGCAACGACTCCACTGCCCAATGCAGAATCACTATCAGAGTTTCATGTTCGAGTGGCAGAAAAGTGGTGGGATTTATGTAAAACCGTGAAGCAAGATACGTTAATTGTGACACATGGTGGTGTGATTAGAATGATACTGAGTGAGGTATTGAAACTGGACTGGAAGCAAGCTGAATTATATAACAAGCTGCAAATACGTAACGCGACAGTGACTCATTTAGAGCTATTTCCAGAGCATGGTTATTGGGTGTCAGTAAAAAGTATCGGTGCGCCGTTGACTGACTGTGTGAGTTAA
- a CDS encoding nucleoside triphosphate pyrophosphohydrolase family protein: MHLSKLTPEIFNHLYRDITEFRTTFDLPVAQPSTLDDKADTLHTSLIIEELTELAEAPDKTERADAIVDSVYVLMGRLVHLGQDKIEDNLSINYMIDLLLNVAANLSIDFLPCWDEVHSSNMSKVCRNEQEFADTEAHYAKQGIQLQAVVNGDYIIAKCAQDVVTAEKTIRQGKVLKSVYYRAADLAPLTK, encoded by the coding sequence ATGCACCTTTCAAAACTAACGCCGGAAATCTTTAACCACCTTTACCGTGACATTACAGAGTTTCGTACTACATTCGACCTACCTGTCGCGCAGCCTTCAACCCTTGACGACAAAGCCGACACGCTACACACGTCTCTAATTATCGAAGAGTTGACGGAATTAGCAGAAGCGCCTGATAAAACAGAGCGTGCAGACGCGATTGTGGATAGCGTATATGTTTTGATGGGCCGCCTTGTGCACCTTGGCCAAGACAAGATTGAAGACAACCTATCAATCAACTACATGATCGATCTTTTACTCAATGTAGCAGCCAACCTATCTATTGATTTCCTTCCTTGTTGGGATGAAGTCCACTCAAGCAATATGAGTAAAGTATGCCGTAACGAACAGGAGTTTGCAGACACTGAAGCACATTACGCAAAGCAAGGTATTCAACTGCAAGCGGTAGTGAATGGTGATTACATCATCGCGAAATGCGCGCAGGACGTCGTGACCGCAGAAAAAACGATTCGTCAGGGTAAAGTATTGAAATCAGTATACTACCGAGCGGCTGATCTTGCTCCACTGACCAAATAG
- a CDS encoding DUF3080 family protein — protein sequence MGLKAWRLAAYLLMALGIVGCKSEQEDMFSRYLDRLSNVLDDEAGPLPQSYPSSLPEVRELHRAPTRITLGLLDSYSLRQCGLFQLVADNNSIMGKVADSFRQYDYQVSFIQTVEQCIAHEDISDDVSAALQQALEIKKNEVNAVYLSNLVWTSTAMRTQLSDNRWFSDADAHHSAVVVDALAAIDDNFNEAAAHQWQVLHHLQSAQETLEKQPILGRLSYSLHNTANYIEHINHFISTRFPNVKCGENRDNTQYRYLTNVLKQQYIENIQRYTAELNQMYYQISPHISTLRNGTLAYHYNIDEHYGRFQTANLEHVELWKQLSERCGSLTQ from the coding sequence ATGGGTTTGAAAGCTTGGCGTTTAGCTGCCTATCTATTGATGGCTTTAGGCATCGTAGGTTGTAAGTCGGAGCAAGAAGACATGTTTAGTCGTTATCTAGATCGTTTGTCTAACGTTCTAGATGACGAAGCTGGACCTTTACCCCAATCGTACCCTTCCTCCCTTCCTGAAGTAAGAGAGCTACATCGGGCTCCGACTAGAATAACTCTCGGTCTTCTTGATAGCTATTCACTGCGTCAATGTGGCTTATTCCAGTTGGTCGCAGACAACAACTCAATTATGGGTAAAGTCGCCGACTCTTTTCGCCAATACGACTACCAAGTCAGCTTTATACAAACGGTAGAGCAGTGCATTGCACATGAGGATATCTCAGATGATGTGTCTGCCGCACTACAACAAGCGCTGGAGATAAAGAAAAATGAAGTCAACGCTGTATACCTTTCCAACCTAGTCTGGACGTCAACGGCAATGAGAACCCAATTAAGTGACAACCGTTGGTTCAGTGATGCGGATGCACACCACAGTGCAGTGGTCGTCGATGCGCTGGCTGCAATCGATGACAACTTCAACGAAGCTGCGGCCCATCAATGGCAGGTACTACATCACTTACAAAGCGCGCAAGAAACATTGGAAAAGCAACCCATATTGGGGCGCCTGTCATACTCTCTTCATAACACTGCGAACTACATTGAGCACATAAATCACTTTATTTCTACGCGTTTCCCAAACGTGAAGTGTGGTGAAAATAGAGACAACACACAGTATCGATATCTAACCAATGTTTTAAAGCAGCAATATATCGAGAATATTCAGCGATACACGGCCGAGCTGAATCAGATGTATTATCAGATTTCACCCCATATTAGCACCTTACGCAATGGCACACTGGCGTATCATTACAATATCGATGAGCATTACGGTCGTTTTCAAACCGCTAATTTAGAGCATGTTGAGTTATGGAAACAGTTGTCAGAACGTTGCGGGTCTCTCACGCAGTAG
- a CDS encoding MATE family efflux transporter, whose product MHRYKEEAVRLIKLATPVLVASVAQTSMSFVDTVMAGGVSATDMAAVSIAASIWLPSILFGVGLLLALVPIVAQLNGSGRRVKIAKEVHQGAYLSFLVSVPIILIFLQSQVILDVMNIEPVMAEKTNGYMTAVIFAVPAYLLFQTLRSFTDGMSYTKPAMIIGFIGLLINIPLNWIFVYGKFGAPALGGVGCGVATAIVYWAMFLMLFGYVYKTQRFASVGLFSQIHKPELKALKRLFKLGFPVAAAMFFEVTLFAVVAILLAPLGPLVVASHQVAMNFSSLVFMLPMSIGAAVSIRVGHKLGERSVEGAKIASHVGILVGVFIAVFTAIGTVLLRESIATLYTDNTEVINVAMSLLIIAAVYQVTDTIQVIAAGALRGYKDMTAIFYCTFIAYWLLGFPIGYILALTDWLTEPMGSYGFWIGFIIGLSSAALMLAARLYWIHKQPEEQQLRFVES is encoded by the coding sequence GTGCATCGATATAAAGAAGAAGCCGTTCGATTGATTAAACTCGCTACTCCTGTGCTTGTTGCTTCGGTGGCTCAAACCAGCATGAGTTTTGTCGATACGGTAATGGCTGGTGGCGTGAGTGCGACAGATATGGCGGCAGTGTCCATCGCTGCGAGTATATGGCTTCCTTCTATTTTGTTTGGCGTTGGGTTATTGCTCGCTTTGGTGCCTATCGTTGCTCAACTTAATGGTTCTGGTCGTCGAGTGAAGATTGCCAAAGAAGTCCACCAAGGCGCGTACCTCTCTTTTCTGGTTTCTGTCCCGATTATCCTAATTTTCCTGCAAAGCCAGGTCATTCTTGATGTCATGAACATTGAGCCTGTTATGGCGGAAAAAACGAATGGTTACATGACAGCAGTGATCTTTGCCGTGCCTGCATACCTCCTATTTCAAACTTTGCGTAGTTTTACTGACGGGATGTCCTACACGAAACCGGCAATGATTATTGGCTTCATAGGCTTACTCATTAATATCCCTCTCAACTGGATTTTTGTTTACGGTAAATTTGGCGCTCCAGCCCTTGGTGGTGTCGGCTGCGGTGTGGCAACCGCCATTGTGTATTGGGCAATGTTCTTAATGCTATTTGGTTACGTTTACAAGACGCAAAGGTTTGCCAGTGTGGGGTTGTTTTCGCAAATACATAAGCCAGAACTAAAAGCGTTAAAGCGCCTATTTAAGCTCGGTTTTCCAGTTGCTGCCGCTATGTTTTTTGAAGTCACCTTATTTGCGGTCGTCGCGATACTACTCGCTCCTCTCGGTCCTTTAGTGGTGGCCTCGCATCAAGTGGCGATGAACTTTTCCTCATTAGTCTTTATGTTACCGATGAGTATTGGTGCAGCGGTGAGCATCAGAGTTGGTCACAAGCTAGGAGAGAGAAGTGTTGAAGGCGCAAAAATCGCTTCGCATGTCGGCATTTTGGTTGGGGTATTTATTGCTGTCTTTACCGCGATTGGTACCGTTCTACTTAGAGAGTCCATTGCGACACTATATACCGACAATACTGAGGTAATTAATGTAGCGATGTCACTTTTGATCATCGCGGCGGTGTACCAAGTCACTGATACGATACAAGTTATCGCCGCTGGCGCTCTGCGTGGTTATAAGGACATGACCGCGATCTTCTACTGTACTTTCATCGCTTATTGGTTGTTGGGCTTCCCTATTGGTTACATCCTAGCGTTGACAGATTGGCTCACGGAACCGATGGGCTCGTATGGATTTTGGATAGGCTTTATCATTGGCCTATCAAGTGCAGCACTCATGCTGGCAGCGCGCCTTTATTGGATACACAAGCAGCCCGAGGAACAGCAATTACGGTTCGTAGAGTCATAA
- the btuD gene encoding vitamin B12 ABC transporter ATP-binding protein BtuD, protein MITVKDLAVDHRLLPCSFHIDAGEVLHLLGPNGSGKSTLIAALAGDISYQGKIKMGGKLLNETTLIEQAELRSYLQQSGRPTFNVPVFKYLQVSVPKWVNQASDVFTAVFTHLTEQFELKDKLHKPISHLSGGEWQRVRIVATCLQIWPEYNPHAKFVLFDEPAAALDIRFDSKFHQLAKHLADMGLTVIIANHDLNRSLHHADRVMLLSNGVLKYSGLPSEALTEERVKEVYQTSVVLHDLGKNRLFVFD, encoded by the coding sequence ATGATTACCGTTAAAGATTTAGCGGTAGACCACCGCCTTTTACCATGTAGCTTTCACATTGATGCCGGTGAAGTGCTTCATTTACTTGGCCCGAATGGGAGTGGAAAAAGCACATTGATTGCCGCTTTGGCGGGGGATATATCATATCAAGGCAAAATAAAAATGGGGGGTAAGCTCCTCAACGAGACGACGTTAATTGAACAAGCCGAATTAAGAAGTTATCTGCAACAGTCAGGGCGACCAACATTCAATGTACCCGTATTTAAATATCTTCAGGTGTCAGTGCCTAAATGGGTAAACCAAGCAAGTGACGTATTTACTGCAGTGTTTACTCATTTAACGGAGCAATTTGAACTAAAGGATAAACTCCACAAGCCGATTAGCCACCTATCAGGAGGAGAGTGGCAACGCGTGCGTATAGTGGCAACGTGCTTGCAGATTTGGCCAGAGTATAATCCACACGCTAAGTTCGTCCTATTTGATGAACCCGCCGCGGCTCTCGATATTCGTTTTGATAGTAAGTTTCATCAATTAGCTAAGCATCTTGCCGACATGGGATTGACGGTCATCATAGCAAACCACGACCTAAATCGAAGCCTCCACCATGCGGATCGCGTGATGTTGTTAAGTAATGGCGTATTAAAGTATTCCGGCTTACCGAGTGAAGCTTTAACGGAAGAGCGAGTCAAAGAGGTGTATCAAACGTCGGTTGTCTTGCATGATTTAGGGAAAAATCGATTATTTGTGTTCGATTAA
- a CDS encoding DNA ligase, translating into MRIRLSLLALAIVGSFSLSATPPNEDFKPLMLAKDYQPETALEKYWVSEKLDGIRAYWDGVNLKTRNGHVIHAPKWFTQTLPSFPVEGELWAGRGRFHVVQTTVMDTQADDIAWRNIGFYLFDLPHDLDTFDNRYARLSRWLESSKQQGDYSHLALVEQYAINSEVELNQKLLALSEKGAEGLMLKRIDVEYQSGRTDALLKLKTYQDREAVVIGYKAGKGKYKGQVGALLVRNSDGVEFYLGSGLSDQLRDKPPSIGTTVTYRFNGLTQYGKPKYARLLRERPATF; encoded by the coding sequence ATGAGAATACGTCTCTCTTTATTAGCGCTTGCCATTGTCGGCTCTTTCAGCTTATCAGCCACGCCACCTAACGAAGACTTTAAACCCTTGATGTTGGCAAAGGACTATCAACCTGAAACGGCGCTTGAGAAATATTGGGTAAGTGAAAAGCTAGACGGCATTCGTGCTTATTGGGATGGTGTCAACTTAAAAACTCGGAATGGTCATGTTATCCACGCCCCAAAATGGTTTACGCAAACGCTACCGTCTTTTCCTGTTGAAGGGGAGCTTTGGGCTGGGCGAGGGCGGTTTCATGTTGTACAAACCACGGTGATGGATACGCAAGCAGATGATATCGCTTGGCGTAATATTGGGTTTTATCTGTTCGATTTGCCGCATGATCTCGATACGTTTGATAATCGCTATGCAAGACTGTCGCGTTGGCTCGAATCTTCAAAACAACAGGGGGACTATTCCCATTTAGCATTGGTAGAACAATATGCAATCAATTCAGAAGTCGAACTCAATCAGAAGCTTTTAGCTTTAAGTGAAAAGGGCGCAGAAGGCTTGATGCTCAAGAGGATAGATGTTGAGTATCAATCAGGTAGAACCGATGCACTTTTGAAGCTGAAGACTTATCAAGACCGAGAGGCGGTGGTCATTGGATATAAAGCGGGAAAAGGGAAGTACAAAGGACAAGTTGGTGCTTTGCTTGTAAGAAACTCAGATGGGGTTGAATTCTACTTAGGTTCAGGGCTTTCTGATCAACTAAGAGACAAGCCGCCGAGTATCGGCACTACCGTTACATATCGATTCAATGGTTTAACGCAGTATGGAAAACCTAAATATGCGAGACTACTGCGTGAGAGACCCGCAACGTTCTGA
- the btuC gene encoding vitamin B12 ABC transporter permease BtuC — MNLDHIIAKERVRWRRAFFIFTSLLTTISAFYLALGELTIFPFWELSEIEQQLLLQLRMPRLISAITIGASLAVAGAVLQTLLANPLAEPGIIGISGGASLGMVVVLFGLPWLASPLGFMVGAFLGALAFTLLLVFVATRLKLNTSRLLLVGVALGILSSAVVTWAFYFSDDMSLRQLLYWLMGNLAGNQWYQLSIVGLVVPILLWVVTQASNLDKLMLGESHAKQLGVDILKLRWVMIVCAALLVGSSVALGGVIGFIGLVVPHLIRLWFGYDHRYLLPLSAMAGASLVVFADLIARLALSSGELPVGVVTTTIGAPIFIWMLVKNHDYR; from the coding sequence ATGAATTTAGATCATATCATTGCCAAAGAGCGCGTACGTTGGAGACGCGCTTTTTTCATTTTTACTAGCCTACTTACGACCATCTCTGCGTTTTATTTAGCGTTGGGAGAATTGACCATCTTCCCTTTTTGGGAGTTAAGTGAAATCGAGCAACAGTTACTTTTACAACTGCGTATGCCACGACTTATTTCAGCGATCACCATTGGGGCCTCTCTCGCTGTTGCTGGTGCTGTGTTACAAACATTGCTTGCTAACCCGCTTGCAGAGCCTGGTATCATCGGTATTTCTGGCGGTGCCAGTTTGGGTATGGTGGTTGTCCTCTTCGGCCTTCCATGGTTAGCGTCACCCCTTGGGTTTATGGTGGGCGCGTTTTTAGGGGCATTGGCGTTTACATTGTTATTGGTTTTTGTTGCCACCCGTTTAAAGCTCAACACGTCGCGACTATTACTCGTGGGTGTGGCTCTGGGAATATTGTCGAGTGCGGTTGTGACTTGGGCATTTTACTTTAGTGATGACATGAGTTTGCGTCAGTTGTTGTACTGGTTGATGGGGAACTTGGCTGGAAATCAATGGTATCAATTGTCTATCGTAGGACTCGTTGTACCAATATTGCTGTGGGTAGTAACCCAGGCCTCTAACCTAGATAAGTTAATGCTTGGAGAAAGTCATGCGAAGCAGCTTGGCGTCGACATTTTAAAGCTGAGATGGGTCATGATTGTCTGTGCAGCATTGTTGGTGGGCAGTTCGGTTGCGTTGGGTGGCGTTATCGGATTTATTGGCTTAGTCGTCCCACACTTGATTCGCCTTTGGTTTGGTTATGATCACCGCTATCTATTGCCGTTAAGTGCAATGGCTGGAGCCAGTTTAGTGGTTTTCGCTGATCTGATCGCAAGGCTCGCTTTAAGCTCTGGCGAACTACCAGTTGGCGTTGTGACAACGACTATCGGCGCGCCTATTTTCATATGGATGTTGGTGAAAAATCATGATTACCGTTAA